The Methyloceanibacter stevinii sequence CATGATCGCCAACCGCGCGGTCCAAGTTGAGAACATGCTCGCGGAGCAAGGCATCCACGAGAGCGCATCCGACATCGTCGCCGCCCTAGTGCCCATCGCGGCCAAGCCCGGCGCCCTCCAAGGGTTCGGCACGCTATGCCAGCAATACTTCATCCTTCGCCAGCAGGGTTTAGACCGCAACGCCGCCGTCGAACGCCTGCAAGAACTCAGTCTGCGTACACCCGGGAGCAACCGAAGCCATGGCTAAGCTACTGAATGCGATCTGGTACGATCGGACGATCCGCGCCCAGTTCATGATCGCCATCGGCGTCATCAACGTCATTGCGCTCTTGATCGTTGGCGTGATCTTCGTCGCCAATGCCAACAAGGCGACGCGGGTCGAGATGGATGCCTCGGTCGAGCTGGCCAAGAATTTCGTCCGGGTCGCCATCCAATCGCTGTCGCCGAATACGCGCCCCGAGGATATCTCCAAGAACGTAGACCAGCTCTCAAGCCGGCTTCGCATCGGCAATCTCCGGCACGTGCGCATCTACATGGCCGACGCGACGGGCGCCCTGGTGCAACTGTCGCCCGTACCCAACGCAACGCGTGACCCGGCACTTCCGCCACCCGCGCCGCGCTGGTTCGAAGCCCTCGTCGCACCCGACGTCGCGCCAAGTACCGTCAGCGTGGTCCACTCGGCAAAGACGGCCGGTTCGATCGTGATGGTGGAGATGCCGGTTCTCGACGGGCCACGCACCTGGGATCTCGGCACCGTGGTGATTGCCGGCGAACCTTCCGACGAAGTCGCGGAGGTCTGGGCCGACCTGACCGCCCTCGCCCCTGTCGTCGGCCTGATCAATATCCTGGTTCTCGCGACGCTCTATCTCGTGCTGGGGCGCCTGCTCGATCCGATGGCGAACGTCGCGAAAGGTCTGTCGCGGCTCGAGGACGGCGATTACGGCACGCGCCTCACCCCACCGCGCGTCATGGAACTTGGCGCGATCGCATCGAGCTTCAACCGGCTCGCGGCAACGCTGGGGCGCACGCGCTCGGAGAACGGGCGGCTCTACAGCCAGCTTGTCACCGTACAGGAAGAAGAGCGGCGGGAGATCGCCAACGAGCTGCATGACGAGGCGAGCCCATGCCTGTTCGGGATCATGGCAAACACCATGTCGGCGCAACGGCTCATCGAACACCGGACTGACGAGTCCACCGCAGAACTCGGCGAGCACTTGGCCGAGATCCTGAAAATCACCGACCGGCTCAAGCACATGAACCGGGTCATGCTAAAAAAGCTGCGCCCGGTCGCGGTCGATCACGTGGCTCTGTCGGAG is a genomic window containing:
- a CDS encoding ATP-binding protein; its protein translation is MAKLLNAIWYDRTIRAQFMIAIGVINVIALLIVGVIFVANANKATRVEMDASVELAKNFVRVAIQSLSPNTRPEDISKNVDQLSSRLRIGNLRHVRIYMADATGALVQLSPVPNATRDPALPPPAPRWFEALVAPDVAPSTVSVVHSAKTAGSIVMVEMPVLDGPRTWDLGTVVIAGEPSDEVAEVWADLTALAPVVGLINILVLATLYLVLGRLLDPMANVAKGLSRLEDGDYGTRLTPPRVMELGAIASSFNRLAATLGRTRSENGRLYSQLVTVQEEERREIANELHDEASPCLFGIMANTMSAQRLIEHRTDESTAELGEHLAEILKITDRLKHMNRVMLKKLRPVAVDHVALSELARELVGELQNRYPDVDITPSLRTRGERYGELVDLTIYRCIQEGVTNAIRHGNARAIRVDLFDKRPKRGARLLHLLIQDDGKGVSPGTSLGFGLTAMRERVQALSGTWRIENVSSKGTLLKIVIPVTAALAKTKAAAPRILDDTEVT